From the Oleiphilus messinensis genome, one window contains:
- the fabR gene encoding HTH-type transcriptional repressor FabR, with amino-acid sequence MAKPSGGPDRAEKKRMVRRSICDAALRLSSIKGFSGLSLREITREAGIAAPSFYNHFTDLEDLGLAIIDEAGVTLRQLLRRARKTTTSGESVVRRSVETFDSYLRNNAELFHFLFAERVGGTRAFRLAIEREMGHIIEDYAEALAEASASINRPIAHPLYVADLIVNCAFNAGAEVLSTDESKRNEIGERAITQIRIIMYGAEMLAAKASRRDINESENALSSDAE; translated from the coding sequence ATGGCTAAACCTTCCGGGGGCCCGGACAGGGCAGAAAAAAAACGAATGGTCAGGCGCAGTATTTGTGATGCGGCATTGCGTCTGAGCAGTATTAAAGGGTTTTCCGGGTTAAGTTTGCGGGAAATCACCCGGGAAGCCGGTATCGCTGCACCGTCATTCTATAACCATTTTACCGATCTTGAGGATCTGGGTTTGGCAATTATTGACGAGGCGGGTGTGACACTTCGTCAATTGCTGCGTCGGGCGCGTAAAACAACGACTTCAGGTGAGAGCGTGGTGCGCCGGTCCGTAGAGACCTTTGACAGTTACCTGCGTAATAATGCTGAACTTTTTCATTTTCTGTTTGCAGAGCGAGTGGGTGGAACCCGGGCTTTCCGGCTTGCCATTGAACGGGAAATGGGGCATATCATTGAAGATTATGCCGAAGCCCTGGCCGAGGCGAGTGCGAGCATTAATCGTCCGATTGCTCACCCGCTTTATGTCGCTGATCTAATTGTAAACTGCGCTTTTAATGCGGGCGCAGAAGTGCTGAGCACGGATGAATCCAAGCGCAATGAAATTGGTGAGCGTGCAATTACGCAAATCCGAATCATTATGTACGGCGCGGAAATGCTTGCAGCCAAGGCATCCCGACGGGATATCAACGAATCTGAAAACGCTCTTTCAAGCGACGCAGAGTAG
- a CDS encoding Tex family protein: protein MNRIYAKLADELAVKQAQVEATVTLLDEGATVPFIARYRKEVTGSLDDTQLRQLHERLRYLRELEDRRETILNSIGEQGKLTPELERDIQSADTKNRLEDLYLPYKPKRRTKAQIAIEAGLEPLANTLFENPALNPDETAADFVSADKGVADIKAALDGAKYILMERFSEDANLLGKLREYLWREGILQVRVAEGKETEGAKFRDYFEHNEALNKMPSHRALAVFRGRNEGILNYTIAMDNEDVDPLRAHPCEAMVADHVGIQDQQRPADKWLREVVRWTWRVKLSSHLETELMARIREQAEEEAINVFANNLKDLLLAAPAGPRATLGLDPGLRTGVKVAVIDSTGQVVDHSTIYPHAPQNKWRESIAVIAHLCEKHKIEIISIGNGTASRETDKLAADVLKQFPQLKLIKMMVNEAGASVYSASEYAAREFPDLDVTIRGAVSIARRLQDPLAELVKIDPKSIGVGQYQHDVSQPQLARNLNAVVEDCVNSVGVDLNTASEPLLTSVSGLNASIASNIVEFRNVNGRFTDRKQLKKVPRLGDKTFEQAAGFLRIMDGSNPLDASAVHPEAYNLVEAIANKHKRTLQSVIGDKSFLKAIKPEDFVTDEFGVPTIKDILSELEKPGRDPRPEFRFASYQEGVEEIKDLKPGMKLEGTVTNVTNFGAFVDVGVHQDGLVHISSLSNTFVKDPREVVKAGDIVMVKVLEVDVPRKRISLTMRMDETPQPKESSDSGRGASGKGQRPAKSQRQAEPAGGGAFAQAFAAAQQKRKR from the coding sequence ATGAATAGAATTTACGCGAAGCTCGCAGACGAGTTGGCGGTCAAACAAGCACAAGTTGAGGCCACGGTTACCTTGCTGGATGAAGGCGCGACTGTTCCTTTTATCGCCCGATACCGGAAAGAAGTCACAGGTTCTCTGGATGATACCCAACTCCGGCAATTACATGAGCGTTTGCGCTACTTGAGAGAATTGGAAGACCGTCGGGAAACCATCCTGAACAGCATCGGAGAACAGGGTAAATTAACCCCGGAGTTAGAACGGGATATCCAGAGCGCTGATACCAAAAACCGGTTAGAAGATCTCTACCTCCCCTACAAACCCAAACGCCGCACAAAAGCACAGATTGCGATCGAGGCCGGACTGGAGCCTCTGGCAAATACACTGTTCGAGAACCCCGCGCTGAACCCCGATGAAACCGCTGCCGATTTTGTATCCGCAGACAAGGGCGTTGCAGATATCAAAGCGGCACTGGACGGCGCAAAATATATTCTCATGGAACGCTTCAGTGAAGATGCCAATCTCCTGGGCAAGCTTCGGGAATATTTGTGGCGTGAAGGTATTCTTCAAGTTCGGGTGGCAGAGGGCAAAGAAACGGAAGGCGCAAAATTCCGGGACTATTTTGAACACAATGAAGCCCTGAACAAAATGCCCTCACACCGGGCTCTGGCCGTTTTCCGGGGCCGGAATGAAGGCATTCTGAATTACACCATTGCAATGGATAACGAAGACGTTGATCCGTTGCGAGCACACCCGTGTGAAGCGATGGTCGCAGACCATGTCGGGATACAGGATCAACAACGCCCTGCAGACAAATGGCTCAGGGAAGTGGTGCGTTGGACCTGGCGTGTAAAACTCTCCAGTCATCTGGAAACCGAACTCATGGCACGAATTCGTGAGCAGGCTGAAGAAGAAGCAATCAACGTTTTTGCCAACAACCTCAAAGATCTGCTGCTCGCAGCACCAGCGGGTCCACGGGCAACGCTGGGACTCGATCCCGGTTTACGTACCGGGGTTAAAGTCGCGGTGATCGATAGTACCGGGCAAGTAGTCGACCACAGCACAATATACCCACATGCCCCCCAGAACAAATGGCGGGAATCCATTGCGGTGATTGCGCACTTATGTGAAAAGCACAAAATTGAGATTATCAGTATCGGAAACGGTACAGCCTCTCGGGAAACCGACAAACTTGCAGCGGATGTTCTAAAACAATTTCCACAACTCAAACTGATCAAGATGATGGTTAACGAAGCGGGTGCATCCGTCTATTCCGCTTCAGAATATGCCGCACGGGAATTCCCCGATCTTGACGTGACCATACGCGGCGCGGTATCCATCGCGCGTCGCCTGCAGGATCCACTTGCAGAGTTAGTTAAAATTGATCCCAAATCCATTGGTGTGGGTCAATATCAACACGACGTCAGCCAACCCCAACTAGCCCGCAACCTGAATGCGGTCGTGGAAGACTGTGTAAACAGCGTAGGTGTCGATCTCAATACTGCTTCTGAACCATTGCTGACCAGTGTTTCCGGTTTGAATGCCAGTATCGCATCCAACATTGTCGAGTTTCGCAATGTAAATGGCCGGTTTACCGACCGCAAACAGTTAAAGAAAGTGCCACGTCTGGGTGATAAAACCTTCGAACAGGCTGCAGGTTTCTTACGTATCATGGATGGCAGCAATCCCCTTGATGCTTCAGCGGTGCACCCTGAGGCATACAATCTGGTGGAGGCCATAGCCAATAAACACAAGCGCACACTCCAATCCGTTATTGGCGACAAATCGTTTTTGAAAGCGATCAAACCGGAAGATTTTGTCACCGATGAGTTCGGGGTGCCCACGATCAAAGACATCCTGAGTGAATTGGAAAAACCGGGCCGAGATCCCCGCCCTGAATTCCGGTTTGCCAGCTACCAGGAAGGTGTCGAAGAGATCAAAGATCTTAAACCCGGTATGAAACTTGAAGGTACCGTTACCAACGTGACCAATTTTGGCGCTTTTGTTGATGTGGGTGTTCACCAGGATGGACTGGTTCACATTTCATCACTGTCCAACACCTTCGTTAAAGACCCTCGCGAAGTCGTCAAAGCTGGCGATATCGTGATGGTAAAAGTACTTGAAGTCGATGTACCCCGAAAGCGAATTTCACTGACCATGCGCATGGATGAAACACCACAACCAAAAGAGAGTTCCGACAGTGGTCGCGGCGCATCCGGCAAAGGGCAGAGACCTGCGAAGTCACAGCGACAGGCAGAGCCCGCAGGAGGCGGCGCATTCGCACAAGCCTTTGCCGCCGCTCAACAAAAACGCAAACGGTAA
- a CDS encoding GyrI-like domain-containing protein: MQPQRSEPITVIALDTTATLQSIQQDIGSLPETLLADIQAQGITPAEPMIFVYQGCDGSVDKPFQLRICQPVTNKIDYQGQYQRTELEPFDYVQQRYIGKCSEMGHKGYEPFIAAVQKAGLQLTDQCREIYTEFFGVESNDNVTDIQLGVVR, from the coding sequence ATGCAACCACAACGATCAGAGCCAATTACCGTTATTGCCCTCGACACCACCGCAACGCTTCAAAGCATACAACAGGACATCGGATCATTACCCGAAACACTTCTGGCAGATATTCAAGCCCAGGGAATTACACCGGCCGAACCCATGATATTTGTTTATCAGGGTTGTGATGGCAGTGTGGATAAACCCTTCCAGCTTCGGATTTGTCAGCCAGTCACGAACAAAATCGATTATCAGGGACAGTATCAAAGAACTGAGCTTGAGCCTTTTGATTATGTGCAACAGCGTTACATTGGAAAATGTTCAGAAATGGGGCACAAGGGTTATGAGCCCTTTATCGCGGCGGTACAAAAAGCGGGTTTGCAACTGACCGATCAGTGCCGTGAAATTTACACCGAGTTTTTCGGTGTTGAATCGAATGATAATGTTACCGATATTCAGCTTGGTGTTGTTCGCTAG
- a CDS encoding DUF6160 family protein — protein MMINLKTKLQSLVMILPLILWSELTRAELVGLAENELSGVTGQAGISLEIHHLRVNAHASGSVDNPDTPEDESDGRRTKGFHYDYVTTDHNGENETHFFADEVSLAMDIEGAITLDVEEDGALVIGLPDRINYVGDGYSQKGIYLNHDGLASSGGKLMNETNIQGNFNTGGTITIWGGQ, from the coding sequence ATGATGATAAATTTGAAAACCAAATTGCAAAGCCTCGTGATGATATTGCCGTTAATCCTGTGGTCTGAATTGACCCGTGCTGAGCTGGTGGGGCTGGCAGAAAACGAACTTTCCGGGGTGACGGGGCAGGCGGGGATTTCACTTGAAATCCATCACCTTAGAGTCAATGCCCACGCCAGTGGCAGTGTTGACAATCCTGACACACCAGAGGATGAGAGTGACGGTCGGCGTACTAAAGGTTTTCATTATGACTACGTGACGACTGATCACAATGGCGAAAATGAAACCCATTTTTTCGCCGATGAAGTTTCGTTGGCGATGGATATCGAAGGTGCAATTACGCTGGATGTTGAAGAGGATGGTGCACTGGTGATCGGGTTGCCGGATCGAATCAATTATGTGGGTGATGGCTACAGTCAGAAAGGTATCTATCTAAACCATGACGGGCTGGCCAGTAGCGGTGGCAAGCTGATGAATGAAACCAATATTCAAGGGAACTTCAATACCGGCGGTACGATCACAATCTGGGGAGGGCAGTAA
- the gshA gene encoding glutamate--cysteine ligase, whose amino-acid sequence MAEFFERNLNQFAQSIKSEPHYLAKGVEKEGLRCAADARIARTPHPEQLGHALTHPEITTDYAESLMELITPVYSDTASLLNHLSDLHRFVQSNLKSELLWAGSMPCELDGEQSIDIAQYGDSNLGHLKYVYRRGLEVRYGKIMQSIAGMHYNFSLSDGFWASWHQNWQGSAAEPHTPTDSNLQDFKSDRYFALIRNFRRFSWLTMYLFGASPAVDKSFIKGNRGISDEAATGLSTKLERTLYKPWATSLRMGDLGYHNNAQAGLGICFNELSNYATTLQCAIRTPYPAYEKLGIKDESGYYQLNTNILQIENEYYSSIRPKRTTKRGEKPIQALQSRGVEYIEVRCLDLNPFLPLGVNETAIDFMDLFLLFCLLEESPWIEEAECAEVDMNFTSTVSEGRKPGLALQQNGKPKILTEWATELLDKMTPLATVMDQHSGSNRYTASLEEQRDKVHCPHLTPSAMILDILDNESMEYIDFVRVLSEKHQHQFLKHPLDPEQTAHFTDLVRTSFQSEQQLKQDDSGDFSAFLNQYLS is encoded by the coding sequence ATGGCTGAGTTTTTTGAGCGTAATCTGAACCAATTTGCCCAAAGCATCAAATCGGAACCGCACTATCTGGCCAAAGGTGTCGAAAAGGAAGGCTTACGCTGCGCTGCAGATGCACGAATTGCCCGGACCCCCCACCCGGAACAGTTGGGGCATGCTCTGACCCATCCTGAAATCACCACGGATTATGCGGAATCACTCATGGAGCTGATCACACCCGTTTACAGTGATACCGCGTCATTACTAAACCATTTGAGCGACCTGCACCGCTTTGTCCAATCGAACCTCAAAAGCGAATTGCTCTGGGCGGGCAGCATGCCCTGTGAGCTTGATGGCGAGCAAAGTATTGATATTGCACAGTACGGGGACTCAAATCTGGGGCACCTCAAATACGTTTATCGCCGGGGGCTTGAGGTTCGTTACGGCAAAATCATGCAAAGTATCGCAGGCATGCACTACAATTTCTCCCTGAGCGATGGCTTCTGGGCATCATGGCATCAAAACTGGCAAGGTTCAGCAGCAGAACCCCATACGCCAACCGATTCCAACCTGCAGGACTTTAAATCTGACCGCTACTTTGCCCTGATCCGGAACTTCCGTCGTTTTTCCTGGCTCACAATGTACCTTTTTGGCGCTTCACCTGCAGTGGACAAGTCCTTTATCAAAGGCAATCGAGGTATCTCTGATGAAGCAGCAACAGGTCTGAGCACAAAGCTTGAACGCACCCTCTACAAGCCCTGGGCAACCTCCTTACGCATGGGTGATTTGGGCTATCACAATAATGCTCAAGCGGGCCTGGGTATTTGCTTTAATGAACTCAGCAACTATGCGACAACGCTTCAGTGCGCGATTCGTACCCCCTATCCCGCATATGAAAAACTCGGGATAAAGGATGAATCCGGCTACTACCAGCTGAATACCAATATTCTGCAAATTGAAAATGAATACTACAGCTCGATTCGCCCGAAACGTACCACAAAACGAGGTGAAAAGCCGATTCAGGCACTTCAGTCACGGGGAGTCGAATACATTGAGGTTCGATGCCTGGATCTGAATCCATTCCTGCCTCTGGGCGTGAATGAAACCGCGATTGATTTTATGGATTTGTTCCTGCTCTTCTGCTTACTGGAAGAAAGTCCGTGGATTGAAGAAGCGGAATGTGCCGAAGTTGATATGAACTTCACGAGTACCGTATCTGAAGGCCGCAAACCTGGACTGGCACTGCAACAAAATGGAAAACCCAAAATCCTCACCGAATGGGCAACGGAACTGCTCGACAAGATGACGCCTCTGGCCACCGTAATGGACCAACACTCCGGATCAAACCGTTACACCGCCTCCCTTGAGGAACAACGGGACAAAGTACATTGCCCGCATTTAACACCATCTGCGATGATCCTGGATATTCTCGATAATGAATCGATGGAATACATCGATTTCGTAAGAGTCTTGTCTGAGAAACATCAGCATCAATTCCTCAAGCATCCGCTTGATCCAGAGCAAACAGCCCATTTCACAGACTTGGTGAGAACATCATTCCAGTCAGAACAGCAACTTAAACAAGATGATTCCGGTGACTTTTCGGCGTTTCTGAACCAGTACCTGTCTTGA
- the rep gene encoding DNA helicase Rep: MSRLNARQREAVHYISGPLLVLAGAGSGKTSVITSKITYLVEQCGIKAKHIAAVTFTNKAAREMRERVSKLLPAHDAKGLIVATFHNLGLTILREEHKILGYKAGFSIFDSEDAKALIRDIMIRDFGDEGEEVNQVQAAISNLKNDMCEPDRAISVACNDHELMIAQVYKTYNQYLKAYNAVDFDDLILLIVALFRQHPEVLEKWQNRVRYLLVDEYQDTNIAQYELVKMLVETRSAFTVVGDDDQSIYAWRGARPENLVKLNEDFPSLKVIKLEQNYRSTSRILKVANAVIANNPHVFEKALWSELGMGDEIRIIQTRNEDAESERIAVEILDHKLKKNTHFRDYAVLYRGNHQSRLLEMKLQAHQVPYRISGGTSFFAKNEIKDAMGYLRLLINPEDDAAFLRVVNVPRREIGPSTLEKLGEYATERDISLYRAVDELGLEQRLPEKAIQKLRQFRQWLERTAEDCQRKEAISVLKQMFTDIEYEDWLYQNSNTPKQAERRMDNVWYLVDSIQRMLERDKGLADEMTLESAISRLLLMDMLEQQQEEDDTDKVHLLTLHASKGLEFPHCFIMGLEEEILPHRNSIEENNIEEERRLMYVGITRAKKTLTMTYAAQRKQYGEKIETIPSRFLDEMPEEDLVWFGKGEKDPDANKAKGRETLASLRNLMDGL, translated from the coding sequence GTGTCCAGATTGAATGCCCGGCAACGGGAAGCGGTACATTATATAAGTGGTCCCCTGTTGGTTCTGGCTGGAGCCGGAAGTGGAAAAACCAGTGTAATCACCAGCAAGATTACCTATCTGGTTGAACAGTGCGGTATTAAAGCCAAACATATCGCGGCAGTTACGTTTACCAACAAGGCCGCCCGGGAGATGCGTGAACGGGTCAGCAAGTTGTTGCCAGCCCATGACGCCAAAGGGTTGATTGTGGCTACGTTTCATAATCTGGGGCTTACCATTCTGCGGGAAGAGCATAAGATCCTGGGTTACAAAGCCGGCTTTTCGATCTTTGACAGTGAAGATGCCAAAGCGCTGATCCGGGATATTATGATTCGTGATTTTGGTGATGAAGGGGAAGAAGTCAACCAGGTTCAGGCAGCGATCTCCAATCTGAAAAATGACATGTGCGAACCGGATCGTGCAATTAGTGTCGCCTGTAACGATCATGAGCTTATGATTGCCCAGGTCTATAAAACCTATAACCAGTATCTGAAAGCCTATAACGCTGTTGATTTTGATGATCTTATACTGCTTATCGTGGCTTTGTTCCGGCAGCATCCGGAGGTATTGGAGAAGTGGCAAAACCGGGTTCGATACTTGTTGGTGGATGAATATCAGGATACCAATATTGCCCAGTATGAGCTGGTAAAAATGCTCGTAGAGACCCGTTCCGCATTTACCGTGGTGGGAGATGACGACCAGTCAATTTATGCCTGGCGAGGTGCGCGACCGGAAAATCTGGTGAAATTAAATGAGGATTTTCCGTCGTTGAAAGTGATTAAGCTGGAGCAGAACTATCGTTCAACCAGTCGAATCCTGAAAGTGGCCAATGCGGTAATTGCCAACAACCCCCACGTGTTTGAAAAGGCATTGTGGAGTGAGTTGGGTATGGGGGACGAGATTCGCATCATTCAGACCCGAAACGAAGACGCAGAATCAGAACGGATCGCCGTCGAGATTCTCGACCATAAACTGAAAAAGAACACCCATTTTCGGGACTACGCGGTGTTGTATCGGGGGAATCATCAATCCCGGTTACTGGAAATGAAACTCCAGGCCCATCAAGTACCTTATCGCATCTCCGGTGGTACCTCGTTTTTTGCAAAAAACGAAATTAAAGATGCCATGGGCTATCTTCGCTTATTGATTAATCCGGAAGATGATGCTGCATTTCTCCGTGTGGTAAATGTGCCTCGACGTGAAATTGGTCCGTCTACCCTTGAGAAACTTGGTGAGTATGCGACAGAACGGGATATCAGTTTATACCGTGCCGTCGATGAACTGGGCCTGGAACAGCGCTTGCCTGAAAAGGCCATTCAAAAACTTCGACAATTTCGCCAATGGTTAGAGCGTACTGCTGAGGATTGCCAACGCAAAGAAGCGATATCGGTATTAAAACAGATGTTCACCGATATTGAATATGAAGACTGGCTTTATCAGAACAGTAATACGCCCAAGCAGGCTGAACGGCGTATGGATAATGTCTGGTATCTGGTGGACTCCATTCAACGCATGTTAGAGCGGGATAAGGGGCTTGCTGATGAAATGACCCTGGAAAGCGCAATATCCCGACTGTTGCTTATGGATATGCTGGAACAGCAACAGGAAGAGGATGATACCGATAAAGTCCACTTGTTAACCCTGCATGCTTCAAAGGGGTTGGAATTCCCCCATTGCTTTATTATGGGGCTGGAGGAAGAAATCCTGCCGCATCGTAACAGCATTGAAGAAAACAATATCGAAGAAGAGCGCCGACTCATGTACGTTGGCATCACCCGTGCGAAAAAAACACTCACCATGACCTATGCGGCACAACGTAAACAGTATGGTGAAAAAATTGAAACCATACCCAGCAGATTCTTAGATGAAATGCCTGAAGAAGATTTGGTCTGGTTTGGCAAGGGCGAAAAAGATCCGGACGCCAATAAAGCAAAAGGCCGGGAAACGCTGGCCAGTCTACGAAATCTGATGGATGGACTTTAA
- a CDS encoding helix-turn-helix transcriptional regulator — protein MNRFDRVTAILIQLQTKRVVTAQEIADRFAVSLRTVYRDIRTLENAGIPIGSEAGVGYFLDKRYHLPPVMFSLPEAAALVVGEKCIKHLNQAAISREYSVALDKVKAVLKAPDKDYIARLNESVDVCLPRSVGEQDQGENWLPVCTRALTARQVLFMTYFTPTRGTATEREVEAIGLYHYSRHWHLIGWCRYRSEYRDFRLDRIQSLALQEERYSAQRRKSLDDYLQSMRNDSELVAVKVRFNPVVAAYLGEQKYYHGFVGEASDETGTVMTFLTPSLVYFGRWLLSFTSGVEVLSPASLQAVMVELSRDVARHWLPNEVSVIQEQTVQENIVQALTVKTG, from the coding sequence ATGAATCGATTTGACCGGGTTACTGCCATTTTAATTCAATTACAGACCAAGCGAGTGGTCACAGCGCAGGAGATTGCGGACCGGTTTGCAGTGAGTTTACGGACGGTGTATCGGGATATTCGTACCCTGGAAAACGCGGGTATACCGATTGGTTCAGAAGCAGGCGTGGGTTATTTCCTGGACAAACGCTATCACTTGCCGCCGGTGATGTTCTCGCTGCCGGAGGCGGCTGCTTTAGTCGTCGGAGAGAAGTGTATCAAGCATTTGAATCAGGCAGCGATATCCCGTGAATACAGTGTAGCGCTGGACAAGGTCAAAGCGGTACTCAAAGCGCCAGATAAAGACTATATTGCCCGCCTGAACGAGAGTGTGGACGTCTGTTTGCCCCGTTCCGTTGGCGAACAGGATCAGGGGGAAAACTGGTTACCGGTTTGTACCCGGGCGCTGACTGCGAGACAGGTCCTGTTCATGACCTATTTTACCCCCACCCGTGGGACGGCTACAGAGCGCGAAGTTGAGGCCATCGGGCTGTATCATTACAGTCGGCATTGGCATTTGATCGGATGGTGCCGGTATCGTTCTGAGTACCGGGACTTTAGACTGGATCGCATTCAGTCTCTGGCCTTACAGGAGGAACGGTACAGTGCCCAGCGTCGCAAGAGTCTTGATGATTACCTGCAAAGTATGCGTAATGATAGCGAGTTGGTGGCGGTAAAGGTGCGCTTCAATCCGGTTGTTGCGGCTTATTTGGGGGAGCAGAAGTATTATCATGGCTTTGTTGGGGAAGCATCCGACGAAACCGGTACAGTTATGACATTTTTGACGCCCTCACTGGTTTATTTTGGCCGCTGGTTATTGAGTTTTACATCAGGGGTGGAGGTGCTTTCTCCGGCAAGTTTGCAGGCGGTTATGGTGGAACTCAGTCGAGACGTTGCGCGGCATTGGTTACCCAATGAAGTATCGGTTATTCAGGAACAGACTGTTCAAGAAAATATTGTTCAAGCACTGACTGTCAAAACCGGTTGA
- the rmf gene encoding ribosome modulation factor, with product MAKDFSMGWDVESLNKAYRQGYMAGLMGMENNRCPYHGEVIAAAWEAGWEDGTSECHLKASVHKIA from the coding sequence ATGGCCAAAGACTTTTCAATGGGCTGGGACGTAGAATCCCTTAACAAAGCCTACCGCCAGGGATACATGGCGGGTCTCATGGGAATGGAAAACAACCGCTGCCCCTACCACGGAGAAGTGATTGCCGCAGCATGGGAAGCCGGCTGGGAAGATGGTACGTCAGAGTGCCATCTAAAAGCATCCGTGCACAAAATTGCCTAG
- a CDS encoding GGDEF domain-containing response regulator — MKTNAKLTDALGDDYPPPRILILARQLSEYLWIKHLLNPVEDGYGLELQWCHDFSVSQHYLENSPFDLIIWDCRVDGGDPLTYLSFLTVESGNKPVICLAGQQSAQAVHSYFLAGADEVLEKHSLTSAVLSTAIRSVLFRHNAEEQTLQRRHTDSLTGVVSRTLFFDRLNHALHRADRNRELLAVMVLNIDGFTAINETMGYKAGDQLIRLASSRIKRTIRRSDSLARIGGDEFAIILDRLDNYMSCRNVADKLMELFQMPFAVNHETVTVSASIGIACYPDSGKSADELVKYANRAMVAAKDDIGNSSKYYNQDLNETLMKSLDLEADFRRAIRNQELRLFYQPRIDISNNELVGMESLVRWQHPTRGLLNPGQFIDLAERSGMIVPMGYWVIDQACRDLAHFQAMGYLDLTCAVNLSFRQFHDKKLSETVFRIIYNSGVNTSSLEFELTESAMMSDWEHTHKCLSELSKLGISFSLDDFGTGYSSFATLQKLPLSTLKIDQSFISQIEQDTDSRVIVKAMINLAHNLQMQVVAEGVENENQLSFLQFHDCDQVQGYYFGKPVPADQFVSDLRKYYPQSRLESFPRN; from the coding sequence ATGAAAACGAATGCAAAACTGACGGACGCTCTGGGCGATGACTATCCACCGCCCCGCATCCTAATTCTGGCTCGACAGCTATCCGAGTATCTCTGGATTAAACACCTGCTAAACCCTGTTGAAGACGGATACGGACTGGAGCTGCAGTGGTGCCATGATTTTTCGGTCAGTCAACATTATCTGGAAAACAGCCCATTTGATTTGATTATCTGGGATTGCCGGGTCGATGGTGGTGATCCCCTGACCTATCTCAGTTTTCTAACCGTCGAAAGCGGTAACAAACCGGTCATTTGCCTTGCAGGCCAGCAAAGCGCTCAAGCTGTGCACAGCTATTTTCTTGCCGGTGCTGACGAGGTCCTGGAAAAACACAGTCTGACCAGTGCCGTATTGAGCACGGCGATCCGGTCTGTGCTATTCCGACACAACGCAGAAGAGCAGACGTTACAACGGAGACACACAGATAGTCTGACGGGTGTGGTATCCCGCACACTTTTCTTCGACCGCCTCAATCATGCCCTGCACCGGGCGGATCGCAACCGTGAATTACTGGCCGTTATGGTTCTGAATATCGATGGCTTTACGGCGATTAACGAAACCATGGGCTATAAAGCAGGTGATCAGTTGATTCGCCTCGCCTCCTCACGCATCAAACGGACCATCCGTAGAAGTGATTCGCTCGCACGTATCGGTGGTGATGAATTCGCCATCATTCTGGACCGTCTTGATAATTATATGTCCTGCCGCAATGTCGCCGACAAATTGATGGAACTTTTCCAGATGCCGTTTGCGGTGAATCACGAAACTGTTACCGTCAGTGCCAGCATCGGTATTGCCTGTTATCCGGATAGCGGCAAATCTGCAGATGAATTGGTGAAATACGCAAATCGCGCCATGGTCGCAGCCAAAGATGACATTGGCAACAGTAGCAAATATTACAATCAGGATCTCAATGAAACACTCATGAAATCATTGGATCTCGAGGCGGATTTCAGAAGGGCGATTCGCAACCAGGAGCTCAGGCTGTTCTATCAACCGCGCATCGATATCTCCAACAATGAACTGGTGGGAATGGAATCTCTGGTACGCTGGCAACACCCGACCCGGGGCCTGTTGAATCCCGGCCAATTTATCGACCTTGCTGAACGCTCGGGTATGATTGTGCCCATGGGCTACTGGGTTATCGATCAAGCCTGCCGCGATCTGGCTCACTTCCAGGCCATGGGTTATCTGGATCTGACTTGTGCCGTCAACCTTTCGTTTCGCCAATTTCACGACAAGAAACTCTCTGAAACCGTTTTTCGCATTATCTATAACTCCGGCGTGAACACCTCCTCACTTGAATTCGAACTGACTGAATCCGCAATGATGAGCGATTGGGAACATACCCACAAATGTCTTTCTGAACTGAGTAAATTAGGCATCAGTTTCAGTCTCGATGACTTTGGCACCGGTTACTCGTCTTTCGCAACACTGCAAAAGCTGCCATTATCCACATTGAAAATCGATCAATCCTTCATCTCCCAAATCGAACAGGACACAGACAGCCGGGTGATTGTCAAAGCCATGATCAATCTCGCCCACAATCTGCAAATGCAAGTGGTGGCCGAAGGCGTCGAAAATGAGAACCAACTTTCATTCCTCCAGTTTCACGACTGTGACCAGGTTCAGGGCTATTACTTCGGCAAACCCGTTCCCGCAGATCAGTTTGTCAGTGATCTGCGTAAGTACTACCCCCAGTCCCGTCTGGAATCATTCCCCCGCAACTAG